The Streptomyces europaeiscabiei genome window below encodes:
- a CDS encoding alpha/beta hydrolase, which produces MPFSANIQARGVKLLLSGVMTRVHKDLRFTDIPKRTETLRVETGAGPVDCTVYRPPVGTATPAPVYINFHGGGFIVARPEQDDHICRYIAAKAGCVVINVDYAVAPQRTFPTAVTQAYDVTAWVVEHGEAHDWDGSRVAVGGHSAGANLTAGVCRTARDRGTFTPRLQIIDSAPLDQVADPGTKQSRIAKPLLSPQLMRIFTAAYVPDPADLADPLASPGLADDLAGLPPALVITAENDRLRDEGDAYAKALEAAGVPVTHRVFEGVDHYFTHTGPVPAGKEAIGLMADALRTALDTAVSTPPDSDVAGR; this is translated from the coding sequence GAGGGGTCAAGCTGCTGCTCAGCGGCGTCATGACCCGTGTCCACAAGGACCTGCGCTTCACCGACATTCCGAAGCGGACGGAAACCCTTCGGGTCGAGACCGGCGCCGGGCCTGTCGACTGCACCGTCTACCGCCCGCCGGTCGGCACCGCCACCCCCGCTCCCGTGTACATCAACTTCCATGGCGGCGGCTTCATCGTGGCCCGCCCCGAGCAGGACGACCACATCTGCCGCTACATAGCCGCCAAGGCCGGCTGTGTCGTGATCAACGTGGACTACGCCGTCGCCCCGCAGCGGACCTTCCCCACCGCCGTCACCCAGGCGTACGACGTCACCGCGTGGGTCGTCGAGCACGGCGAGGCCCACGACTGGGACGGCTCACGCGTCGCCGTGGGCGGACACAGCGCGGGAGCCAACCTGACCGCCGGGGTCTGCCGTACGGCCCGCGACCGGGGCACCTTCACACCACGACTGCAGATCATCGACTCAGCGCCGCTCGATCAGGTCGCCGACCCGGGCACCAAGCAGTCCCGCATCGCCAAGCCGCTGCTCAGCCCCCAGCTCATGCGGATCTTCACCGCCGCCTACGTCCCGGACCCGGCCGACCTCGCCGATCCCCTGGCCTCGCCGGGACTTGCCGACGACCTCGCCGGACTGCCGCCCGCCCTCGTCATCACCGCCGAGAACGACCGCCTGCGCGACGAGGGCGACGCCTACGCCAAGGCCTTGGAGGCCGCGGGCGTGCCGGTCACCCACCGCGTCTTCGAGGGCGTCGACCACTACTTCACCCACACCGGCCCGGTGCCGGCAGGCAAGGAAGCGATAGGGCTGATGGCCGACGCCCTGCGCACCGCCCTCGACACGGCCGTCAGCACGCCGCCTGACAGCGACGTGGCGGGGCGCTGA